CATATTCATAAAATATTAATTGAAAATATTTTCTTACATTTTTATGATATAACACGGTTGAAATAATGGTTGAGTCTTTATCTAATTTTTCTTTTAATTGATGTGCTAATTTTTTACCTTTAAAAGATACTGAAATAATAGCTATTTTCATGATATCACATAAATAATTGTTAATAAAAAAATAATTGTAATTGTGAATAAAAACATTGTTATTTTTGAGAGTTTAACTGCTTTGTTGATGTCTGTAGAATCTATTTCTTTATTTTTATCTCCTAAAACATATGTTTCTTTTTTAATTAATTGTATATCTAATGCTCCAGCCGTTGTTGCCATTGTAAATCCAGAGTTTGGACTTGGACAATTCTTAGCATCTCTTTTAAACATTTTGTAACTATTTTTATAATTATATTTTAATAAACATGATGATATAACTATATAAATTCCAGCAATTCTTGATGGAATATAATTTAAAACATCATCTAATTTAGCAGGAATATAGCCAATAATTTTTAATTCATCAGTTTCATATCCAACCATTGCATCTAATGTATTTGAAATTCTATAAAAAAATGAAATTAATAATAGTAATATAATAAAATTATTATTTGAAAAAATTAATAATAAAGATCCAAAAATGAAATAATAAAAAATAGGAGCTACATATGAGTCTGTAATGTTTTCAGTCATACTTTCAATTGTTGCTGATACAATAAAAGACTCTGTAAGTTCTTGTGTATTTCTACTAACTAAATATGATACTGATTCACGAGCTTTTTCTAAACTCTCATCTAAATTGTTTTTAACATTAATAGCTGTTTCTAATAACATTTTAATAGAAAATGTTGATGATAATAATATTGTAAATATAATAAAATAAATTATCAAGTTAAATGTAGAAAAAAAGATTAGTAAGGCCACAATTGTTAGTGTAATTATGCTTGTGAATACAACAAGTAACAATCCTGAGATTTTATTATTTATTTTAATAAAAATATTTTTAAAAAAGTTTATTATATGGCCTATAATTACAACTGGATGAATCTTAACAGGAAGTTCTCCAAATGTTATATCTATTAATATTGCACAAATTAATGTTAATATAATAAATAAAAATAAATTCAATGAATTAAAATTAATTAAATTTATATCATATATACTATCATAATTTAACATGTTTTATTATATATACTATAAAAATAAATAATTTATTATAAAATTTTAATAATGATTAATATGACAATTGAAAATGATGTTAAAAAATGGTTAGTCGATGAAGGATTTTACCGCGAAGAAAAATTCGAAGAAAATGTTGATTTTCACTATATCGTTGAATTTCCAAAAGAGAATATGATGGATGTTGTTAAACCGAAAAGAAAAGATTGTATTGTAATTGGATGTGCAACTCAAATTGCACCACAACATTTAGAATTAATGAAAGAATCTAAAGATAATATTAAAAAAGAATTTATTTTAGACCTTAATTTTGGATTAAATAATTTTTTAGTTGATTATGAACTTCAAATTGACCAAGATTTATTAAATGGTTTTATTATTACAGATGAAATTTTTAGTGATGGATTAACAAAGCATAACTTTATTAAAACTTTAAAGCGTGTTTTTAAAGCTAAGCTACATTGTATCTGGTTGATTGATAAGAAATTTGAAAAACTTGATTTTTCTAAAAATACTCCCAGTGATAATACAATGTTTGTCTAGAGTGAGAGAGATACGTTTCAAGTATAATCTTTACGAAGATATATTAGAATTGAAGAGGTGTATTTCTACTGTAAATATTTGAAATTTATCTCATTTTTTTAAATTTTATTTTTTTTACACTTGAAATCCATGTCTTGATTTTTTATTTTCTATCTTTATTTTTTTACACTTGAAATCAATCTGTCCCTCTGTTATTTTTCATGTGTAATATTAATTTTTACACTTGAAATCCATGACTATTTCTATTTTTATTTTTTTATTAAATTAAACAAATACTTTATTTAATTAATTATATAAATGTTAATCAATTTAAAATTTATTTATTTATAATGTACTCTTTTAATAATTATTATTTTTAAATATAACTAATCGTTGTTAATTTAATTTTTTATTTTTTAATCAAAATAATACATTTAAATAATTTTGTAATAAAAAACTTTATTTAATACATCTTTGTATATATTATCACTGGAAATAATACTAATTATTTTTACATATTATTCTTACATTTTAATTGAGGTTATTTTTATGACTAATATTTTTGATGAATTTGAAACAAATAATACAATTTTCAAGGATAAAAAACCATTGGATCACCGATTTCTACCTGAAAAATTAATACATAGGGAAGATCAAATTAAACAAATCGCGAAATATTGGGTAGATGCACTAAATAATGTCACGCCATCAAATATTACAATTTATGGAAAAACTGGTACTGGTAAAACTGCAGCTTCAAAATTTGCTCGTGAGCAATTAAATGAAGCTTCAAAAAATAAAGATGTTTTTATAAGAGTTGAATATATCAGATGTACTGACTATACAACTGAATATCAAGTAATTGCTCATTTATGTCAAAAACTTGGTCGTGATGTTCCTAATCGAGGTTGGACAAAAAGTGAAATTGTTAATACATTTAGAAACATCTTTAAAACAAATTCATTTGGAAAAAAACTTATTTTAATTGTTATTTTGGATGAAATTGATATTTTACTTGATAAAGATGGGGATGGAATTTTATACACATTAACAAGAACTGAAAATGTTTCTATTTTATCAATTAGTAATTATTTAGACTTTAAAGGTCTTATCAAGTCAAGAGTTAACAGTAGTTTAAATGATAAGGAAATTGTATTTCCTCCATATGGTGCAGATCAATTAGCTGATATATTATATGATAGAGCAGGGTTATCTTTTCATGAAAGAGTCTTAGAAAATGATGTTATTCCATTATGCTCTGCTATGGCAGCTAAAGAAGAAGGTGATGCAAGGTATGCATTAGACTTACTTAGAACTTCTGGTGAATTAGCTTTTGATGAAGATTCTGAAAATGTATCTAGTAGTCATGTAAAAAGAGCAAAAGACAAGATAGAACATAATAAAGTAACAGAAATTATATCAACGTTACCTATTCAACAACAAAGAGTTTTAGAAGCTATTTTAAACTTAACAAAGGAAAATGGTGAAATTACTTCTGGTAAATTATATGATGCATATAAAGAAGTGTCTAATAAAGATTCAGTTACTTATAGAAGAATTTTTGATTTTATTAATGAACTTGAAATGTTAGGAATTATTTCTACAAACACAATTTCTCGTGGTCGTGGAAAAGGAAGAACTAATATTATAAAGCTTCAGTGTGATTTAAATTTACTTGAATCAACTCTTTTTCCTACTTAGGGTTGTTTTTAATTAGTGTATTTAAAATAGCCATTCTTACAGGAACTGCATTAGCTGCCTGTGAGAAATATTTATTGTATTTTGTATTATCAACATCACTATCAATTTCATCAATTCTAGGTAATGGATGCATTACAATCAAATCTTTACCTTCAAGCATTTTTTTGTTAATAATATAAGCTCCTTTTATTTTTATATAATCTTCAATATCAACAAATCTTTCTTTTTGAATTCTAGTGATATATAATACATTTACATCATCAATTATTTTTTCAATACTTTCTACCTCTTCATATTCAATGTTTGTTTTGTTTAAGTCGTGAAGAATTTCATTTGGCATTTTTAACTCTGGAGGAGATACCAAATAAATTTTCATGTTTTTAAATAGTCCTAATGCATTAGCGAGTGAATGTACAGTACGGCCAAATTTTAAATCGCCAATTAAAGCTATTTTTAAATTATCTATTTCACCAATTTCTTTTTTTATAGTGAACAAATCAAGTAATGTTTGTGTTGGATGTTGACCAGCTCCGTCTCCTGCATTAATAACAGGAACATCAACAATATCTGATATAAATTTAGATACTCCTTCATATTCATGTCTAATAACTAATGCATCACTATAACCTTCAAACATTTTTGCAGTATCAGCTATACTTTCACCTTTTGAAACAGAACTAGATCTACTATTTTCAAATCCAATACACTCTCCTCCTAAACGTTTAATTGCGGTTTCAAATGACATTTTCGTCCTTGTTGAAGGTTCAAAAAACATTAAACTTAAAATTTTTCCTTTTAATTCTTCACACACTTCTTTAGATTTAGCTATATTTTCTAATTTCGATGCTTCATCAAGAATATATTCAATATCACTTCTTTCGAAGTCTTTTATTGAAATCATGTTTTTTAATTTGAAAATTTTTACCAACCCTTTTATATTTATAAGTAAATAGCTATATTATTCTTTCAATTGGAACTACTAAAATATCTTTAGCTCCTGCTGTTCTTAAATCATTAACAAGTTCAAATACTTCATCTTCATTGATAACCGCTTGAACAGCCACGGTTTTTTCTTTTGATAAAACTTCAGATATTGTAGGACCAGCCATAGATGGCATAACGTCTTTTACTTTATTTAAATCTTTTTCTTTTACATTCATCATTATAAGCTTCTTTCTCTCAGCATCTAAAACTCCTTTAATACTTGTATTTACAGCATCAATCAATATTTTTTTCTTTTCATAGTTTTCTTTATTTGTTATAAGAACAATACTACTTTCAAGGATAGTATCAATAATTTTAAGATGATTCATTTTTAATGTGGTTCCAGTACTTGTTAAATCACTAATTAAATCAGCAACACCAATAAATGGAGCAGCTTCTGTTGATCCACTTAATTTAACAATTTTTAAATCCAAATCATGCTTTTTTAAGTATTTTTTAGTTAATGTTGGAAATTCACTAGCTATTGTTAAGTCTGTTGTAATATCATTAATTGAGTTAATATTAGATTCATCAGGAGCAGCTATCACTAATTTTGTTTGTCCAAATCTTAAATCTAATAGCTCTAAAACATCACTTTCACTTTCTTCAATTAAATCCACACCGGTTATACCCATATCAACAACACCGTCATGAACAAAACCAGGAATATCTGAAGCTCTTGCGAACATCACTTCAATATCTTTATTATATGTTTTAGAGATTAATCTTCTATTATTTTTATCAATCAATCCTAATCCTGCCTTTTCTAAAATATTTATTGAGGGTTCACTTATTCTTCCCTTTGAAGGAATGGCAATTTTAATTTTCATCATATCTTCTCAATTTTTTTAATTAATTGATATTATTATTCTTTTAATTAAATAATTTTTCTTATTTTTTGATTTAATACCTTTAAATTTACAATAATATTTAAATATGATGAGTATTTAACCTTATATTTAACTTAATATTAATTCAAATATAATCATTAAGTTATTACTAATTAATAAGAGGTGAAAATCATGTCTGAAATACCAAAAGCTCCTATTGCTAGAATCATCAAAGATGCTGGTGCAGAAAGAGTAAGTGAAGATGCTAAAGATGCATTAGCCGATTATGTTGAAGAAGTTGCACGTAATGTTGCTATTGAAGCTAAAAATGTAGCTAAAATTGCAAAACGTAAAACTGTCAAAGCAGATGATATTAAATTAGCAATTAAAAACTTAGAATAAGTTTTTAACTTTTTTTTATTTTTTTTCAGGTGTTATTATGAAAGATAATACTATTTTAATTAAAAACGCATTTATTTTAGATTCTAATAATTTTAAAGGAAAAAAACAATCTCTTTTAATAAAAAACGATAAAATATCTGAAATTTCTAGCAGGATAGATGAAAATGATGTAGATAAAATCATTGATGCTACCGGAAAAATCTTACTTCCAGGATTTATAAATACTCATACACATTTATCAATGACATTATTTAGAGGATTAGCCGATGATTTGAGTTTAGATAGTTGGTTAAATGATTATATTTGGCCAATGGAAGCAAATCTTACAGGTGATTATTCTTATATTGGAGCTTTATTAGGTGCAATTGAACTAATAAAGTCAGGAACAACAACATTTTCTGACATGTATTTTTACATGGAAGATGTAGCAAGAGCCGTTGATGATGCTGGGTTGCGAGCCGTGTTATCTTATGGAATGATTGATTTTTCAGACGCTGATAAAAGAGCTAATGAAATTAAAGAGAACATGGCTTTATTTGACAAATGTAATGGAATGGCGGATGGAAGAATTAAAGTATTTTTTGGACCACATTCTCCATACACTGCTTCTGAAGAATTATTAAAAGAAATTAGAAAATTAGCTAATGAATATAATATTGGAATTCATATTCATGTTAGTGAAACCCAAAAAGAAATTAATGATATATTAAATGAAAAAGGATTAAGACCTTTTGAATATTTAGATAGTATTGGCTTTTTAGGGTCTGATGTTATAGCAGCTCACTGTGTATGGTTAAGTGACGAAGAAATTAAAATTATTAAGAAAAATAATGTTAAAGTTTCACATAATCCCTGCAGTAATATGAAATTAGCTTCTGGAATAGCTCCTATTTCTAAATTAATTGAAAATGACATTTGTGTGGGAATTGGAACTGATGGTGCTTCTTCAAATAATAATTTAGATTTAATTGAAGAGTTAAAAACAGCATCTCTTCTTCAAAAGGTTGCAACTTTAAATCCTAAAGTATTAACGGCTAATGAAGCAATAGCTATGGGAACTATAAAAGGTGCTGAAGTTTTAGGTTTAGATGATGAAATTGGTTCTATTGAAATTGGGAAAAAAGCAGATATTATTTTAGTCGACACAAATCAAGTTAATATGGTTCCCGGTTCTTCTAATTTAAGTTCAAATATTATTTATTCTGCAAATGGTTCAAATGTTGATACTACTATTTGTAATGGTAAAATATTAATGGAAAATAAAAAATTAACAATCTTGAATGAAGAAGAAATTTATAATAAAGCTAGACAAGTAATAAAAGAATTAAAAGAAACTATCTAGTTTCAAATTTTATTTTATTTTTGTTTAAAATTATACTTCTTTTCCAGGCATCATTACTTCGAGGATAATCCTGTCTAAAATGAGCTCCTCTACTTTCTCTACGTAATATTGCTGATTTTACAATCAAAATACAAATTTCA
Above is a window of Methanobrevibacter oralis DNA encoding:
- a CDS encoding cobalamin biosynthesis protein, producing MLNYDSIYDINLINFNSLNLFLFIILTLICAILIDITFGELPVKIHPVVIIGHIINFFKNIFIKINNKISGLLLVVFTSIITLTIVALLIFFSTFNLIIYFIIFTILLSSTFSIKMLLETAINVKNNLDESLEKARESVSYLVSRNTQELTESFIVSATIESMTENITDSYVAPIFYYFIFGSLLLIFSNNNFIILLLLISFFYRISNTLDAMVGYETDELKIIGYIPAKLDDVLNYIPSRIAGIYIVISSCLLKYNYKNSYKMFKRDAKNCPSPNSGFTMATTAGALDIQLIKKETYVLGDKNKEIDSTDINKAVKLSKITMFLFTITIIFLLTIIYVIS
- a CDS encoding DUF2299 domain-containing protein translates to MINMTIENDVKKWLVDEGFYREEKFEENVDFHYIVEFPKENMMDVVKPKRKDCIVIGCATQIAPQHLELMKESKDNIKKEFILDLNFGLNNFLVDYELQIDQDLLNGFIITDEIFSDGLTKHNFIKTLKRVFKAKLHCIWLIDKKFEKLDFSKNTPSDNTMFV
- a CDS encoding orc1/cdc6 family replication initiation protein; translation: MTNIFDEFETNNTIFKDKKPLDHRFLPEKLIHREDQIKQIAKYWVDALNNVTPSNITIYGKTGTGKTAASKFAREQLNEASKNKDVFIRVEYIRCTDYTTEYQVIAHLCQKLGRDVPNRGWTKSEIVNTFRNIFKTNSFGKKLILIVILDEIDILLDKDGDGILYTLTRTENVSILSISNYLDFKGLIKSRVNSSLNDKEIVFPPYGADQLADILYDRAGLSFHERVLENDVIPLCSAMAAKEEGDARYALDLLRTSGELAFDEDSENVSSSHVKRAKDKIEHNKVTEIISTLPIQQQRVLEAILNLTKENGEITSGKLYDAYKEVSNKDSVTYRRIFDFINELEMLGIISTNTISRGRGKGRTNIIKLQCDLNLLESTLFPT
- the pyrB gene encoding aspartate carbamoyltransferase codes for the protein MVKIFKLKNMISIKDFERSDIEYILDEASKLENIAKSKEVCEELKGKILSLMFFEPSTRTKMSFETAIKRLGGECIGFENSRSSSVSKGESIADTAKMFEGYSDALVIRHEYEGVSKFISDIVDVPVINAGDGAGQHPTQTLLDLFTIKKEIGEIDNLKIALIGDLKFGRTVHSLANALGLFKNMKIYLVSPPELKMPNEILHDLNKTNIEYEEVESIEKIIDDVNVLYITRIQKERFVDIEDYIKIKGAYIINKKMLEGKDLIVMHPLPRIDEIDSDVDNTKYNKYFSQAANAVPVRMAILNTLIKNNPK
- the hisG gene encoding ATP phosphoribosyltransferase — encoded protein: MKIKIAIPSKGRISEPSINILEKAGLGLIDKNNRRLISKTYNKDIEVMFARASDIPGFVHDGVVDMGITGVDLIEESESDVLELLDLRFGQTKLVIAAPDESNINSINDITTDLTIASEFPTLTKKYLKKHDLDLKIVKLSGSTEAAPFIGVADLISDLTSTGTTLKMNHLKIIDTILESSIVLITNKENYEKKKILIDAVNTSIKGVLDAERKKLIMMNVKEKDLNKVKDVMPSMAGPTISEVLSKEKTVAVQAVINEDEVFELVNDLRTAGAKDILVVPIERII
- a CDS encoding histone family protein; this translates as MSEIPKAPIARIIKDAGAERVSEDAKDALADYVEEVARNVAIEAKNVAKIAKRKTVKADDIKLAIKNLE
- a CDS encoding amidohydrolase family protein, which codes for MKDNTILIKNAFILDSNNFKGKKQSLLIKNDKISEISSRIDENDVDKIIDATGKILLPGFINTHTHLSMTLFRGLADDLSLDSWLNDYIWPMEANLTGDYSYIGALLGAIELIKSGTTTFSDMYFYMEDVARAVDDAGLRAVLSYGMIDFSDADKRANEIKENMALFDKCNGMADGRIKVFFGPHSPYTASEELLKEIRKLANEYNIGIHIHVSETQKEINDILNEKGLRPFEYLDSIGFLGSDVIAAHCVWLSDEEIKIIKKNNVKVSHNPCSNMKLASGIAPISKLIENDICVGIGTDGASSNNNLDLIEELKTASLLQKVATLNPKVLTANEAIAMGTIKGAEVLGLDDEIGSIEIGKKADIILVDTNQVNMVPGSSNLSSNIIYSANGSNVDTTICNGKILMENKKLTILNEEEIYNKARQVIKELKETI